A stretch of the Flavobacterium sp. 5 genome encodes the following:
- a CDS encoding thiol-disulfide oxidoreductase DCC family protein: MLNLPQNKKIILFDGVCNLCNSAVQFVIRHDSKDAFRFVALQSELGIQILNHIGVNPKKTDSIILYEPGVAYYYKSQAAIQISKNLGGFWHLVTIFRIIPTGISNYIYDYIAQNRYKWYGKKESCMIPTPELKIKFLE; the protein is encoded by the coding sequence AATCCTTTTTGACGGCGTTTGCAATTTATGCAATTCGGCGGTTCAATTCGTTATTCGACATGATTCAAAAGATGCGTTTAGATTTGTGGCTTTACAATCTGAATTAGGAATACAAATCCTAAATCATATTGGAGTTAATCCAAAGAAAACAGATAGCATAATTTTGTACGAACCCGGAGTTGCTTATTATTACAAATCACAAGCGGCTATTCAAATTTCCAAGAATCTTGGAGGGTTTTGGCATTTGGTAACTATATTCAGAATTATACCAACTGGAATTAGTAATTATATTTACGATTACATTGCTCAGAATAGATATAAGTGGTATGGTAAAAAAGAAAGCTGTATGATTCCAACACCTGAATTAAAAATAAAATTTTTAGAATAA